The Oncorhynchus masou masou isolate Uvic2021 chromosome 31, UVic_Omas_1.1, whole genome shotgun sequence genome includes a region encoding these proteins:
- the LOC135524254 gene encoding uncharacterized protein LOC135524254 isoform X1: protein MMDAMDKRPFGAEYNYKMSENDISRLIKLRATNDAIFTGKRNSAMPAWRAMLVELGLEGKLTTGQLKKKWENLKKKYKDFKYPPLGMEKVNPMSWRWFHLMDDAIEGRLAGSARILNPSLFDFGEVGDVSFASSPTTSPIANKRLCMRPEGGEGTNIFEFWAKAQLGDSVGAASTVADGQVAYTDAATEEIRRAAVECERALREEGRGAAQNERAAPDKMPVGGYGRTMAEDVETIAEDGRAMLVRNPGRNIERETAELERQIADLEKEREVLEREQADFDRERLILDRERDVVSRERVAVERGRASLDKDRAAMDRERAAMERERAILDRDRASIERERAELQKEKEALMKSKVSRNNGSTDVELDSSTIEKREKLLSIFERLVDKL from the exons ATGATGGATGCGATGGATAAAAGACCTTTTGGTGCAGAATATAACTATAAAA TGTCGGAAAATGACATATCCAGATTAATAAAATTGCGTGCAACGAATGACGCCATCTTCACTGGGAAGAGAAACTCTGCCATGCCTGCCTGGAG AGCAATGTTAGTAGAGTTGGGTCTCGAAGGGAAGCTTACAACCGGGCAATTGAAAAAGAAGTGGGAAAACCTTAAAAAGAAATATAAG GATTTTAAGTACCCTCCTCTTGGCATGGAGAAAGTCAATCCAATGTCCTGGCGTTGGTTTCACCTCATGGACGATGCCATCGAGGGCCGCCTAGCTGGGTCTGCCCGTATCCTAAACCCTTCACTGTTTGATTTTGGGGAAGTTGGGGACGTTTCATTTGCGTCCTCTCCCACTACCTCTCCCATAGCCAACAAGAGACTATGTATGAGGCCGGAGGGAGGTGAGGGAACAAACATTTTTGAGTTCTGGGCCAAGGCACAGCTGGGGGATAGTGTTGGTGCTGCGAGCACGGTAGCAGATGGACAGGTGGCATACACAGACGCAGCTACGGAGGAGATCCGGAGGGCAGCAGTGGAGTGCGAGAGGGCCCTGCGAGAGGAGGGCAGGGGTGCAGCTCAGAATGAGAGGGCCGCGCCTGACAAGATGCCAGTGGGTGGGTACGGGAGGACCATGGCTGAGGATGTGGAGACTATAGCTGAAGACGGAAGAGCCATGTTGGTGAGAAACCCTGGCAGGAACATTGAGAGGGAGACTGCTGAACTAGAGAGGCAGATAGCAGATTTGGAGAAGGAGCGAGAAGTGTTAGAGAGGGAGCAGGCAGACtttgacagggagaggttgataCTGGACAGAGAGCGGGATGTGGTGAGCAGAGAGCGGGTGGCTGTTGAGCGAGGCAGAGCTTCACTAGACAAGGACAGAGCAGCGATGGACAGGGAGCGAGCAGCAATGGAACGGGAGCGAGCCATACTGGACAGGGATAGGGCGtcaatcgagagagagagggcagagctgCAGAAAGAAAAGGAAGCCCTAATGAAAAGCAAAGTTTCCAGGAACAACGGCTCCACTGATGTGGAACTGGACTCATCCACTATAGAAAAAAGAGAGAAACTGCTTTCCATATTTGAGAGACTTGTTGATAAGCTGTGA
- the LOC135524254 gene encoding uncharacterized protein LOC135524254 isoform X2, giving the protein MSENDISRLIKLRATNDAIFTGKRNSAMPAWRAMLVELGLEGKLTTGQLKKKWENLKKKYKDFKYPPLGMEKVNPMSWRWFHLMDDAIEGRLAGSARILNPSLFDFGEVGDVSFASSPTTSPIANKRLCMRPEGGEGTNIFEFWAKAQLGDSVGAASTVADGQVAYTDAATEEIRRAAVECERALREEGRGAAQNERAAPDKMPVGGYGRTMAEDVETIAEDGRAMLVRNPGRNIERETAELERQIADLEKEREVLEREQADFDRERLILDRERDVVSRERVAVERGRASLDKDRAAMDRERAAMERERAILDRDRASIERERAELQKEKEALMKSKVSRNNGSTDVELDSSTIEKREKLLSIFERLVDKL; this is encoded by the exons a TGTCGGAAAATGACATATCCAGATTAATAAAATTGCGTGCAACGAATGACGCCATCTTCACTGGGAAGAGAAACTCTGCCATGCCTGCCTGGAG AGCAATGTTAGTAGAGTTGGGTCTCGAAGGGAAGCTTACAACCGGGCAATTGAAAAAGAAGTGGGAAAACCTTAAAAAGAAATATAAG GATTTTAAGTACCCTCCTCTTGGCATGGAGAAAGTCAATCCAATGTCCTGGCGTTGGTTTCACCTCATGGACGATGCCATCGAGGGCCGCCTAGCTGGGTCTGCCCGTATCCTAAACCCTTCACTGTTTGATTTTGGGGAAGTTGGGGACGTTTCATTTGCGTCCTCTCCCACTACCTCTCCCATAGCCAACAAGAGACTATGTATGAGGCCGGAGGGAGGTGAGGGAACAAACATTTTTGAGTTCTGGGCCAAGGCACAGCTGGGGGATAGTGTTGGTGCTGCGAGCACGGTAGCAGATGGACAGGTGGCATACACAGACGCAGCTACGGAGGAGATCCGGAGGGCAGCAGTGGAGTGCGAGAGGGCCCTGCGAGAGGAGGGCAGGGGTGCAGCTCAGAATGAGAGGGCCGCGCCTGACAAGATGCCAGTGGGTGGGTACGGGAGGACCATGGCTGAGGATGTGGAGACTATAGCTGAAGACGGAAGAGCCATGTTGGTGAGAAACCCTGGCAGGAACATTGAGAGGGAGACTGCTGAACTAGAGAGGCAGATAGCAGATTTGGAGAAGGAGCGAGAAGTGTTAGAGAGGGAGCAGGCAGACtttgacagggagaggttgataCTGGACAGAGAGCGGGATGTGGTGAGCAGAGAGCGGGTGGCTGTTGAGCGAGGCAGAGCTTCACTAGACAAGGACAGAGCAGCGATGGACAGGGAGCGAGCAGCAATGGAACGGGAGCGAGCCATACTGGACAGGGATAGGGCGtcaatcgagagagagagggcagagctgCAGAAAGAAAAGGAAGCCCTAATGAAAAGCAAAGTTTCCAGGAACAACGGCTCCACTGATGTGGAACTGGACTCATCCACTATAGAAAAAAGAGAGAAACTGCTTTCCATATTTGAGAGACTTGTTGATAAGCTGTGA